ACAGGATTTTGAGATGTGTTTTCGAGATAATATCGGATTATAGCGACCGGAATCCCTGAATCCCTGTCGTTAAGGGGGATAAATGGGTTGAAAGCCTCCATGACGATCTCAACCGGCAGATCCGGATCGTTGAAGTGCACCCACGCGAAGGGATATTCGCCGTGAAAGGTGGCGTGGTGTAATCTGGGCAACCCCGGCACCATACGTCTGTCGAGCCCGTGAGAGCCGGTATAGGGCGGTTGGATGGGACCTTCCAGAACCTTAACGACAGGTTCACCTCCCTCCTCCCGCGCCCATATGGCGAAGAAGGTCATAGGAAGGAGTTTCCCCTTGCCGGGATGGTTGAAGATCTCCCAATCCCTCAGATCACCTCTCCCCCCTATCGATACCGTCCCTGTGCCTATCCCACCTATCGGAAAGGCCACCTGGGCCCCTTTTCTGCCGTGAAACGAACGAATCCTTCCCAATGAGAAGAGCTCGTAGGACATATCCTCCCTCCTTATGATCTATCGACGCTATGCTGAGTTTGGGCGATCATTATACATCATCCGATGGTGCTTTTCAATACCGTGCTTGACCCTGAATTGAGTGTCTTCAACGTCGAGCCAGTGACATAGCATCCGCCCCTGTTGGAGGGAAGGAATTCAAAAGGGCGATCATAACGGAAGCATAATGGCCGATCGCGATAAGTCTATCCCTTCTTCCTGATCACGAGAACGACGTTTGTCGTTCCCCTCATCATCTCCTCAGTCAGGACTTCTGAGATCGAGCTCCATCTCGCCTCTCTATCAGCGGCTATGATGAGCCAGGACATAGAAGCCCTATCTGATATCTCCCTGCTGAGCTCGGAGATGTCGGGCTTTCCCATAACCCGTCCGTCCACCGCCATTTCGCCTTTAGCATTGATATACAGAACGGGCTGAACGAAAACGGGCAAGGCCCCGGCATGCTCGACGAGGGGCAGTTCCAACGGAAAAGGCGAGGAGAGCTTGAACTCCGGAAGCTTTTCCCCCACCCTGATCATTAGGAACTTCCCCCTTATCTCCTTCATCATCCCGGGGTGAATTGGCAGCAGTGTCTCCCACCTCATGAACCCCTCTTTGATGAAGAGCAGCCTGTAAATCCCTTTGGGCAGCCCGCCTAGCTCAAAACGCCCTTTATCGTCCGACGTGACGACTTTCATCGGCTTTTTCATCCCAGGAGGCAATAGCACCTTTTCATCGTATACCTCGACTTTAACGTCTGGGACGGGATCTCCGTTCAGATCCTCTATGGAGCCGATGAGCTTATCAGGGAGATCGCCGGTTACGGGGGGAGCCGGGATGAAGTTGATAACCCCATGTATTGATGCCAGGATCGGTGCCACCTCACCCCATGTCATCTCCCCATCAACTGAGATCCCCACCTGCACATCTTCATGTCCTTTGGCCCAATTGGCGATCTCGGCTTTAAGCTCATCCGAGGAGACCTTTCTGCCATTCAGCTCCAGAGATTGAGGGGTGATCTTCAGCCTGAACGTTAACGGTTTTTCATACGGGTTGAATCCTATCCAGATCACGAAAAGCTTCGGCCTGCTTTCAAGGATAGCACCCCAGTCCTCCGATGGCTTTGGCTCCTCACGGAGATGTATGTCGAAGAGCGCCTCCCCTCTTTCCATAATGAGGACC
This is a stretch of genomic DNA from Candidatus Poribacteria bacterium. It encodes these proteins:
- a CDS encoding carboxypeptidase regulatory-like domain-containing protein is translated as MERKWVFLTVFFISAFWLYNFLGAAPSIEALTDGKKAGSKMGSIRGIVSDASTRRPIPDVRISYIGPNGIKGEVKSDRDGNYRITDLPPGEYTLKAEREGYVPRSDLKVLIMERGEALFDIHLREEPKPSEDWGAILESRPKLFVIWIGFNPYEKPLTFRLKITPQSLELNGRKVSSDELKAEIANWAKGHEDVQVGISVDGEMTWGEVAPILASIHGVINFIPAPPVTGDLPDKLIGSIEDLNGDPVPDVKVEVYDEKVLLPPGMKKPMKVVTSDDKGRFELGGLPKGIYRLLFIKEGFMRWETLLPIHPGMMKEIRGKFLMIRVGEKLPEFKLSSPFPLELPLVEHAGALPVFVQPVLYINAKGEMAVDGRVMGKPDISELSREISDRASMSWLIIAADREARWSSISEVLTEEMMRGTTNVVLVIRKKG